A window of Symphalangus syndactylus isolate Jambi chromosome 24, NHGRI_mSymSyn1-v2.1_pri, whole genome shotgun sequence contains these coding sequences:
- the SLCO4A1 gene encoding solute carrier organic anion transporter family member 4A1 isoform X5 → MKRRVAAGEARAWSAALRGGRALETGTDTPAPWIPLGHSHCVAEALRSPGGGAEMPLHQLGDKPLTFPSPNSAMENGLDHTPPSRRASPGTPLSPGSLCSAAHSPLDTSKQPLWQLWAEKRGARGTHEVRHVSPGQSVACGWWSFAPPCLQVLNTPKGVLFFLCAAAFLQGMTVNGFINTVITSLERRYDLHSYQSGLIASSYDIAACLCLTFVSYFGGSGHKPRWLGWGVLLMGTGSLVFALPHFTAGRYEVEVDAGVRTCPANPSAACGDSTSGLSRYQLVFMLGQFLHGVGATPLYTLGVTYLDENVKSSYSPVYIAIFYTAAILGPAAGYLIGGALLNIYTEMGRRTELTTESPLWVGAWWVGFLGSGAAAFFTAVPILGYPRQLPGSQRYAVIRAAEMHQLKDGSRGEASNSDFGKTIRDLPLSIWLLLKNPTFILLCLAGATEATLITGMSTFSPKFLESQFSLSASEAATLFASCLSPWLNPSLSPGYLVVPAGGGGTFLGGFFVNKLRLRGSAVIKFCLFCTVVSLLGILVFSLHCPSVPMAGVTASYGGSLLPEGHLNLTASCNAACGCQPEHYSPVCGSDGLMYFSLCHAGCPAATETNVDGQKVYRDCSCVPQNLSSGFGHATAGKCTSTCQRKPLLLVFIFVVIFFTFLSSIPALTATLRCVRDPQRSFALGIQWIVVRILGGIPGPIAFGWVIDKACLLWQDQCGQQGSCLVYQNSAMSHYILIMGLLYKEEENEFRRL, encoded by the exons ATGAAGCGGCGCGTGGCTGCCGGGGAGGCCAGAGCGTGGAGCGCCGCGCTGCGCGGCGGCCGGGCCCTCGAGACGGGGACG GACACGCCAGCCCCTTGGATACCACTTGGCCACTCCCACTGCGTGGCTGAAGCCTTGAGGTCACCAGGCGGAGGCGCGGAGATGCCCCTGCATCAGTTGGGGGACAAGCCACTCACCTTCCCCAGCCCCAATTCAGCCATGGAAAATGGGCTTGACCACACCCCACCCAGCAGGAGGGCATCCCCAGGCACACCCCTGAGTCCCGGCTCCCTGTGCTCCGCTGCCCACAGCCCCCTGGACACCAGCAAACAGCCCCTCTGGCAGCTCTGGGCTGAGAAGCGTGGCGCCCGGGGGACCCACGAGGTGCGGCACGTCTCGCCCGGGCAGAGCGTGGCGTGCGGCTGGTGGTCCTTCGCACCCCCGTGCCTGCAGGTCCTCAACACGCCCAAGGGCGTCCTGTTCTTCCTGTGTGCGGCCGCGTTCCTGCAGGGGATGACTGTGAATGGCTTCATCAACACAGTCATCACCTCCCTGGAACGCCGCTATGACCTGCACAGCTACCAGAGCGGGCTCATCGCCAGCTCCTACGACATcgccgcctgcctctgcctcacctTCGTCAGCTACTTCGGGGGCTCAGGGCACAAACCGCGCTGGCTGGGCTGGGGTGTGCTGCTTATGGGCACGGGGTCGCTGGTGTTCGCGCTGCCCCACTTCACGGCTGGCCGCTATGAGGTGGAGGTGGACGCGGGTGTCAGGACGTGCCCTGCCAACCCCAGCGCGGCGTGTGGGGACAGCACCTCGGGCCTGTCCCGCTACCAGCTGGTCTTCATGCTGGGCCAGTTCCTGCATGGCGTGGGTGCCACACCCCTCTACACGCTGGGCGTCACCTACCTGGATGAGAACGTCAAGTCCAGCTACTCGCCCGTCTACATTG CCATCTTCTACACCGCGGCTATCCTGGGCCCCGCTGCCGGCTACCTGATCGGAGGTGCCCTGCTGAACATCTACACGGAAATGGGCCGACG GACGGAGCTGACCACCGAGAGCCCACTGTGGGTCGGTGCCTGGTGGGTCGGCTTCCTGGGCTCTGGGGCCGCTGCCTTCTTCACCGCCGTTCCCATCCTTGGTTACCCTCGGCAGCTGCCAG GCTCCCAGCGCTACGCGGTCATAAGAGCGGCGGAAATGCACCAGTTGAAGGACGGCAGCCGTGGGGAGGCGAGCAACTCGGACTTTGGGAAAACCATCAGAGACCTGCCTCT CTCCATCTGGCTCCTCCTGAAGAACCCCACGTTCATCCTGCTCTGCCTGGCTGGGGCCACTGAGGCCACACTCATCACCGGCATGTCCACGTTCAGCCCCAAGTTCTTGGAGTCCCAGTTCAGCCTGAGTGCCTCAGAAGCTGCCACCTTGTTTG cctcctgcctGAGTCCCTGGCTgaatccctccctctccccagggtACCTGGTGGTGCCAGCGGGCGGTGGCGGCACCTTCCTGGGCGGCTTCTTTGTGAACAAGCTCAGGCTCCGGGGCTCCGCGGTCATCAAGTTCTGTCTGTTCTGCACCGTTGTCAGCCTGCTGGGCATCCTCGTCTTCTCCCTGCACTGCCCCAGCGTGCCCATGGCGGGCGTCACAGCCAGCTACGGTGGGAG CCTCCTGCCTGAAGGCCACCTGAACCTAACGGCTTCCTGCAACGCTGCCTGTGGCTGCCAGCCAGAGCACTACAGCCCCGTGTGCGGCTCGGACGGCCTCATGTACTTCTCACTGTGCCATGCGGGGTGCCCTGCGGCCACCGAGACGAATGTGGACGGCCAGAAG GTGTACCGAGACTGTAGCTGTGTCCCTCAGAATCTTTCCTCTGGTTTTGGCCATGCCACTGCAGGGAAATGCACTTCAACTTGTCAGAGAAAGCCCCTCCTTCTGGTTTTCATATTCGTTGTAATTTTCTTTACATTCCTCAGCAGCATTCCTGCACTAACGGCAACTCTACG ATGTGTCCGTGACCCTCAGAGATCCTTTGCCCTGGGAATCCAGTGGATTGTAGTTAGAATACTAG GGGGCATCCCGGGGCCCATCGCCTTCGGCTGGGTGATCGACAAGGCCTGTCTGCTGTGGCAGGACCAGTGTGGCCAGCAGGGCTCCTGCTTGGTGTACCAGAACTCAGCCATGAGCCACTACATACTCATCATGGGGCTCCTGTACAAG
- the SLCO4A1 gene encoding solute carrier organic anion transporter family member 4A1 isoform X7, producing MKRRVAAGEARAWSAALRGGRALETGTDTPAPWIPLGHSHCVAEALRSPGGGAEMPLHQLGDKPLTFPSPNSAMENGLDHTPPSRRASPGTPLSPGSLCSAAHSPLDTSKQPLWQLWAEKRGARGTHEVRHVSPGQSVACGWWSFAPPCLQVLNTPKGVLFFLCAAAFLQGMTVNGFINTVITSLERRYDLHSYQSGLIASSYDIAACLCLTFVSYFGGSGHKPRWLGWGVLLMGTGSLVFALPHFTAGRYEVEVDAGVRTCPANPSAACGDSTSGLSRYQLVFMLGQFLHGVGATPLYTLGVTYLDENVKSSYSPVYIAIFYTAAILGPAAGYLIGGALLNIYTEMGRRTELTTESPLWVGAWWVGFLGSGAAAFFTAVPILGYPRQLPGSQRYAVIRAAEMHQLKDGSRGEASNSDFGKTIRDLPLSIWLLLKNPTFILLCLAGATEATLITGMSTFSPKFLESQFSLSASEAATLFGYLVVPAGGGGTFLGGFFVNKLRLRGSAVIKFCLFCTVVSLLGILVFSLHCPSVPMAGVTASYGGSLLPEGHLNLTASCNAACGCQPEHYSPVCGSDGLMYFSLCHAGCPAATETNVDGQKVYRDCSCVPQNLSSGFGHATAGKCTSTCQRKPLLLVFIFVVIFFTFLSSIPALTATLRCVRDPQRSFALGIQWIVVRILGGIPGPIAFGWVIDKACLLWQDQCGQQGSCLVYQNSAMSHYILIMGLLYKEEENEFRRL from the exons ATGAAGCGGCGCGTGGCTGCCGGGGAGGCCAGAGCGTGGAGCGCCGCGCTGCGCGGCGGCCGGGCCCTCGAGACGGGGACG GACACGCCAGCCCCTTGGATACCACTTGGCCACTCCCACTGCGTGGCTGAAGCCTTGAGGTCACCAGGCGGAGGCGCGGAGATGCCCCTGCATCAGTTGGGGGACAAGCCACTCACCTTCCCCAGCCCCAATTCAGCCATGGAAAATGGGCTTGACCACACCCCACCCAGCAGGAGGGCATCCCCAGGCACACCCCTGAGTCCCGGCTCCCTGTGCTCCGCTGCCCACAGCCCCCTGGACACCAGCAAACAGCCCCTCTGGCAGCTCTGGGCTGAGAAGCGTGGCGCCCGGGGGACCCACGAGGTGCGGCACGTCTCGCCCGGGCAGAGCGTGGCGTGCGGCTGGTGGTCCTTCGCACCCCCGTGCCTGCAGGTCCTCAACACGCCCAAGGGCGTCCTGTTCTTCCTGTGTGCGGCCGCGTTCCTGCAGGGGATGACTGTGAATGGCTTCATCAACACAGTCATCACCTCCCTGGAACGCCGCTATGACCTGCACAGCTACCAGAGCGGGCTCATCGCCAGCTCCTACGACATcgccgcctgcctctgcctcacctTCGTCAGCTACTTCGGGGGCTCAGGGCACAAACCGCGCTGGCTGGGCTGGGGTGTGCTGCTTATGGGCACGGGGTCGCTGGTGTTCGCGCTGCCCCACTTCACGGCTGGCCGCTATGAGGTGGAGGTGGACGCGGGTGTCAGGACGTGCCCTGCCAACCCCAGCGCGGCGTGTGGGGACAGCACCTCGGGCCTGTCCCGCTACCAGCTGGTCTTCATGCTGGGCCAGTTCCTGCATGGCGTGGGTGCCACACCCCTCTACACGCTGGGCGTCACCTACCTGGATGAGAACGTCAAGTCCAGCTACTCGCCCGTCTACATTG CCATCTTCTACACCGCGGCTATCCTGGGCCCCGCTGCCGGCTACCTGATCGGAGGTGCCCTGCTGAACATCTACACGGAAATGGGCCGACG GACGGAGCTGACCACCGAGAGCCCACTGTGGGTCGGTGCCTGGTGGGTCGGCTTCCTGGGCTCTGGGGCCGCTGCCTTCTTCACCGCCGTTCCCATCCTTGGTTACCCTCGGCAGCTGCCAG GCTCCCAGCGCTACGCGGTCATAAGAGCGGCGGAAATGCACCAGTTGAAGGACGGCAGCCGTGGGGAGGCGAGCAACTCGGACTTTGGGAAAACCATCAGAGACCTGCCTCT CTCCATCTGGCTCCTCCTGAAGAACCCCACGTTCATCCTGCTCTGCCTGGCTGGGGCCACTGAGGCCACACTCATCACCGGCATGTCCACGTTCAGCCCCAAGTTCTTGGAGTCCCAGTTCAGCCTGAGTGCCTCAGAAGCTGCCACCTTGTTTG ggtACCTGGTGGTGCCAGCGGGCGGTGGCGGCACCTTCCTGGGCGGCTTCTTTGTGAACAAGCTCAGGCTCCGGGGCTCCGCGGTCATCAAGTTCTGTCTGTTCTGCACCGTTGTCAGCCTGCTGGGCATCCTCGTCTTCTCCCTGCACTGCCCCAGCGTGCCCATGGCGGGCGTCACAGCCAGCTACGGTGGGAG CCTCCTGCCTGAAGGCCACCTGAACCTAACGGCTTCCTGCAACGCTGCCTGTGGCTGCCAGCCAGAGCACTACAGCCCCGTGTGCGGCTCGGACGGCCTCATGTACTTCTCACTGTGCCATGCGGGGTGCCCTGCGGCCACCGAGACGAATGTGGACGGCCAGAAG GTGTACCGAGACTGTAGCTGTGTCCCTCAGAATCTTTCCTCTGGTTTTGGCCATGCCACTGCAGGGAAATGCACTTCAACTTGTCAGAGAAAGCCCCTCCTTCTGGTTTTCATATTCGTTGTAATTTTCTTTACATTCCTCAGCAGCATTCCTGCACTAACGGCAACTCTACG ATGTGTCCGTGACCCTCAGAGATCCTTTGCCCTGGGAATCCAGTGGATTGTAGTTAGAATACTAG GGGGCATCCCGGGGCCCATCGCCTTCGGCTGGGTGATCGACAAGGCCTGTCTGCTGTGGCAGGACCAGTGTGGCCAGCAGGGCTCCTGCTTGGTGTACCAGAACTCAGCCATGAGCCACTACATACTCATCATGGGGCTCCTGTACAAG